The Chaetodon trifascialis isolate fChaTrf1 chromosome 17, fChaTrf1.hap1, whole genome shotgun sequence genome has a segment encoding these proteins:
- the LOC139346224 gene encoding uncharacterized protein, translated as MFCKPGAPQREEMLAIQVKNTMLHLNGQNLKLAAKNGRNSKTPGLHLSATHGKDPAGQLTACSSTQEGTAQLDSLLKSPRPDLEREVENQPIRRPRKLAPLELPEEVREAQKQKLKFIQQEAKPPSCKLDVTVNEPRTRKAKSCVRQRLVKAAAASTEPLKAQQQNRSARPQLIRSNPIEQDGARHLEEVVCRGTPAPLRNKPAPPLLSPRVKARATRGAEAARQNPSTLQQETGRRRLRLRRAQCLEEDQCNSNTSTGGLSADKGKLAQGV; from the exons ATGTTTTGCAAACCT GGGGCTCCCCAGCGAGAAGAAATGTTGGCCATCCAAGTTAAAAATACCATGTTGCATCTGAATGGTCAAAACCTCAAACTGGCGGCTAAAAATGGCCGCAATTCAAAAACACCTGGCCTCCATCTGTCAGCGACACATGGAAAGGACCCAGCGGGTCAGCTTACGGCGTGCTCGTCAACCCAGGAGGGCACAGCACAGTTGGACTCGTTGCTCAAGTCACCCAGGCCTGACTTAGAGAGGGAGGTCGAGAATCAACCCATCAGACGCCCTCGTAAGCTCGCCCCACTGGAGCTGCCAGAGGAAGTGAGGGAGGctcagaagcaaaaacttaagTTTATCCAGCAAGAAGCCAAACCTCCTTCCTGTAAGCTGGATGTGACAGTGAATGAGCCCCGGACAAGAAAGGCGAAATCCTGTGTGAGGCAGAGACTggtaaaagctgcagctgcctcCACTGAGCCACTCAAAGCCCAACAGCAAAACAGATCTGCAAGGCCTCAGCTGATACGTTCCAACCCCATAGAGCAGGATGGAGCCAGGCAtctggaggaggtggtgtgTCGAGGTACCCCAGCTCCTCTGCGCAACAAGCCTGCCCCTCCTTTACTTTCTCCCCGGGTTAAAGCCCGGGCCACACGTGGCGCAGAGGCAGCACGCCAAAACCCCAGCACCCTCCAGcaggagacagggaggaggcGACTGAGGCTGAGGAGAGCACAATGCCTAGAAGAGGATCAGTGCAATTCAAACACGTCAACAGGGGGATTATCTGCAGATAAAGGCAAGCTGGCCCAAGGTGTCTAA